Proteins encoded by one window of Sorex araneus isolate mSorAra2 chromosome 3, mSorAra2.pri, whole genome shotgun sequence:
- the RIPK3 gene encoding receptor-interacting serine/threonine-protein kinase 3 translates to MKADSIWQNGHLAPLVPVEELENPMFIGEGGFGRVYKAKHKTWAHDVAVKIVNAESISEEVKAMANLRNKFVVMLLGVTNELQWGSKAGPALVTQFMENGSLAGLLKPKCPRPWPLLCRLLWELVRGMCYLHSLNPVLLHRDLKPSNVLLDSELHAKVADFGLSTFQGGSQSGAAPGEGGGTLEYLAPELLDVNRRATRASDVYSFGILLWTMLAGREVETVSQSSLMIGSVCWRHNRPPLTALPQPSSERPGLEELQELMQRCWSPESKDRPSFQDCCPPTEKVLNLVTDMDAAVSQVKRYLSENRSSDGGSTTSESDFGGTEQDGPRGTTASSTCMLSEPLSTLRLTESPNSAPERLTNPAERLETQREPIHRVQSAGATSNSSAPIRPPQTAETSSFRSPNSSPNSRYESSGNQEAGRQSSFGHYRAQSSSSAPGPVIIQGCQAVQIGNNNQMYSFPEAPGSSSQARTTRVFHLKPPWPRPPCQPRPPHQ, encoded by the exons ATGAAGGCGGACAGTATATG GCAAAATGGCCACCTAGCCCCCTTGGTGCCCGTCGAGGAATTGGAGAACCCGATGTTCATCGGCGAAGGCGGATTCGGCAGGGTGTACAAGGCAAAGCATAAGACGTGGGCGCACGACGTGGCGGTCAAGATCGTGAACGC GGAATCCATATCCGAGGAGGTCAAAGCCATGGCCAATCTACGGAACAAGTTCGTGGTGATGCTGCTGGGGGTCACCAACGAACTGCAGTGGGGCAGCAAGGCAGGGCCTGCCCTGGTGACCCAGTTCATGGAGAACGGGTCCCTGGCCGGGCTGCTGAAGCCAAAGTGCCCGCGCCCCTGGCCGCTTCTCTGCCGCCTGCTGTGGGAGCTGGTGCGCGGCATGTGTTACCTGCACAGCCTGAACCCGGTGCTTCTGCACAGGGACCTCAAGCCCTCCAATGTCCTCCTGGATTCCGAGCTGCACGCCAAG GTGGCAGACTTTGGCCTGTCCACATTTCAGGGAGGCTCCCAGTCAGGGGCAGCACCTGGAGAAGGAGGGGGTACCCTGGAGTACCTGGCCCCAGAACTGTTGGATGTGAATCgaagggccaccagggccagTGATGTTTACAG CTTTGGCATCCTGTTGTGGACCATGCTCGCTGGAAGAGAAGTCGAGA CTGTGTCACAGTCCTCGCTGATGATAGGCTCAGTCTGCTGGAGGCACAACCGCCCCCCGCTGACCGCCCTGCCTCAGCCCAGCTCTGAGCGGCCAGGCTTGGAAGAACTGCAGGAGTTAATGCAGCGCTGCTGGAGCCCTGAATCTAAGGACAGACCCTCCTTCCAGG ATTGCTGCCCGCCAACTGAGAAAGTCCTAAATCTGGTGACAGACATGGATGCTGCAGTGTCCCAG GTGAAGAGGTACCTGTCTGAGAACAGAAGCAGTGATGGGGGGTCAACTACCTCTGAGTCAGACTTCGGAGGAACAGAACAGGATGGCCCTAGAGGAACCACAGCAAGCAGTACCTGCATGCTCTCTGAGCCGCTGAGCACCCTGAGATTGACAGAGTCCCCCAACTCTGCTCCTGAAAGACTTACAAATCCTGCTGAGAGACTGGAGACACAGCGGGAACCAATTCATCGTGTCCAGTCAGCAGGGGCTACTTCCAATTCATCAGCCCCAATTCGACCTCCCCAAACTGCAGAAACCTCATCTTTCAGAAGCCCCAATTCCAGCCCCAACTCAAGATATGAATCCTCAGGGAATCAG GAGGCTGGGAGACAAAGCAGCTTCGGGCATTACCGGGCACAGTCATCAAGTTCGGCACCAG GGCCTGTTATCATACAAGGCTGCCAAGCGGTGCAGATTGGAAACAACAACCAAATGTACTCATTCCCAGAAGCCCCTGGTTCGTCCTCGCAGGCCAGGACGACCCGGGTCTTCCATTTGAAACCTCCATGGCCCCGTCCGCCCTGCCAGCCCCGTCCACCCCACCAGTAG